A segment of the Candidatus Bathyarchaeota archaeon genome:
AGCCCAGAAGAGCTGCGGTTGCATTGCGGTTTATGGGGAAACTGGTGGTTGCCAACGCACAGGCGCCCAGCGGGGACAGGTTAACGTGGCAGTAGACGTTTTGGAGCCGCTCTAGGTCACGTTGCAGCGCGTCATGGTGCATGAGCAGATAGTGGGCGTAGGTGACGGGTTGGGCTGCCTGCAGATGGGTGTACTCGAGGATTATGGTTTCTGCGTGCTCCGCGGCGGAGTCGAGGAGTGCCTGCTGCATCTCGGCGACCTGCGTCATGATGCTGAGCAGTTGGGTTCGTAGCGTCATGCGGATAGCCGTGGCGACCTGGTCGTTTCGGCTCTTGGCAATGTGCAGGTTGCCGCCGACCTCCGCGCCGGTCTCTGCCAGAACCGCCTCCTCCACCGCCATATGCACGTCCTCGGCGTCTGGGTCAAGGCTTTGGCTGTCAAGTTTCTGCAGTGCCGCGAGGATTTTTGCTCCGTCAGCTGCCTCGATGATTTTTTCCTCTGTAAGCATGGCAACGTGGGCTTTGTTGATGGCTAAGACAGCGTCGGCTAAGCGTGCATCGTCCTTGCGGCTGGAGCAGAATTTGGCTACGTCGGATCGGACATCGCCGAGGCGACCGCCATGCAGCATCTTCGACACGCCCAAGCCCCCTGCGTGTTAGGCTTTTTTGCCCTTTTTGTTTGCGGCCCGCAGCGAATTGTACATCCGCGTCTGCAAACCCCACAGTTCAATGAAGCCTTTGCTGTAGCCCTGGTTGAAGCTGGTTTTGATGTTGTAGTTAGCCAGGTTCTTGTCGTAGAGGCTCAACGGTGAGCTGCGTCCGACTACGAGCATGCTGCCCTTGTAGAGTTTAAGTTTAACTTCGCCCGTCACGTTTTCCTGGGAGCGGTTAATGTAGGCGTCCAAATCGTCCTTTAATGGATCCACCCAGAGGCCAGCGTAGGCGAGGAACACCCATTCCGCGTCGATCTGCTGCTTAAACAGCACCTGATGCCGCGTCATAACCATCTTCTCAAGGTCCTTGTGAGCCTCCAAAATCACCAGCGCCGCGGGGCACTCGTAAACCTCGCGAGATTTCAGGCCGACGATGCGGTCTTCGATGTGGTCGATTCTGCCGACTCCGTTGCGGCCTGCGATTTTGTTAACTTCCTCGATGAGTGCGAGTGGCGAGAGTTTTTTGCCGTTAACCGACACGGGGACGCCCTGCTCGAATCCGATGGTGACGATTTCGGGTTTGTCAGGGGCTTTTTCGGGTGCCACTGTCCATTCGTAGGCGTCGTCTGGCGGGGATTGGCTGGCGTCCTCGAGCAAGCCGCATTCGATGGCGCGTCCCCAAACCGAGGCGTCGATGCTGTATTTTTTGGCGGCTTCAGAAACATGGATGCCTTTCTCTTTTGCATAGGCTATTTCTTCCTCGCGGGTCAAACCCCACTCCCGCACCGGCGCAAGAATTTGTTTGCCCGGAGCCAACGCACCCAAGGTTACGTCAAAGCGGACCTGGTCGTTGCCGCGTCCCGTGCAGCCATGCGCCAATCCAGTGGCACCTTCCCGCTCGGCGATCTCCACCATCTTTTTGGCGATTAATGGCCGAGAGAGGCTGGTGCTGATGGGATATTTGCCTTCGTAGAGGGCATTGGCTTTGATGGCTGGATAAATGTAGTCTTTGCAGAATTCCTCTTTGGCGTCGATGCTGAAATGCTTAACTACGCCGAGTTTTTTGGCTTTCTCCTCCGCAGCCTTAAGGTCCTCGCCCTGCCCCACATCCACTGTGACCGTGATTACTTCTGCGCCAAGCTTCTCCTGCAGATACTTAATTAGCACGGACGTATCCAATCCGCCGCTGTAAGCCAACACAAACTTATCCGCCATACCATGCTTCCCCAAATTATGTTTTGAATCTTCCCACTACCTTTAAGGCTGTATTTTTAAAGGTTGCGACTTTTCTGTAACACAACAAGCACAATGTGTACCAATTGAGACATTTCTATTAAAAGAAAATCAGGGTTCAGAGCCTCAGTTCACGGTTTTCTTGATTGGTAAGGGCTTCTTTTCAGCGTACTTTTCAAGATGTTTCAGGAGCCGAATGCTGTTTTTCGATGTTGTCTACAGACCAATAAGGAAACGATAACTAACGCTATTATGACGGCGACAATTATTAGTGGTTGCATCCACGAGTCAGTCAGGGCAAAGTTTGACGCTGAAGTCTCTGATGAAATATCTGCTGGTTGAGTTAACGGATGATAGTCAATGTTGTTTTCGTCAATAATGTAAGATCCCTTTCCAGTATAATCAGACCAGTAGTTACCAACCGCACCGTTATACCATGTGACTGCATCGGTTCCGTTAAGTGTAGAAGTATCGGATTCTGCTTGCATATGCTCGTATGCTTCTGGAAATGGATATTGATGCTCTACCTCTACAGCGTAGCCATTATCTATGAAATTGTTGCCGTACACTCGATTACCTGACCCTTGACCGTAACGTAACAAATAGTTCGGAAGGTAAACGCCAACATCATTCTTTTCAATAAGGTTGTTATGTATGGCTGAATTGTTGACATAGGATAACTCTATGCCGTAACCTTTCCTGTTAAAACCCATATTTTGCGCTATTGCATTTCCGTAAACATCAACATTTGATATCGATTGAAGATTAATCCCAATTTGATTATTATTTATAAAATTATTTTCTATTGTCAAGTTACAGGCATTATAGCTACCGTGAGCAGTTATTGCAGCACGATTGCCTGATAGGGTGTTATTGGAGATAATGCTGTTTCTAAAATAACCATTGATACCAAAGGTACTATTGATAATTACGTTCTTAGAAATTTCCGAATCTTCAATTAGGTGCTCTGTGATAATGCCCCTAGTGCTGTCTGAGATTATGTTATTACTAATTCTAATCTCAACCGCCTTTAACCTAATTGTGATGGCGTAGAAGCTGTTTGTTATTGAGAATCCAGCTACTGTTACATTCGAAGAAGAAATCGCGATTGTTCCCCGGTCATATGGAAGAGGATATGACCCATCGTCACTACGATGTCCATTAATGGTGGTTCTTTTGCTGTCTTCCCCGATTAAATTTATGGGCTTATCTACATTGATAGCGTCCGCATAGGAATGGACCTCATAGGTTCCCTTTTTAACAAACACTGTATCTCCTGCACTTGCGTTTCCTACTGCCGATTGGATTGTCGGGTAATCGTCAGGTACAACTATGGTTTTAGGCTGCTCATTCATGGTTGATGATTGAACGAGAACAATTACACTTAGGATAATGACCGCCACTATTGCAGCCAAGACCTTACCAGCTTTTCGCATAATCAATTTTTGGGTTGACTCTGGTTAAAAGCATTCTTGTCTACGTTTCTTGACAATGTTTGTCAAGGTTTTTAGACTAAACTGCTTGGAGTGGATGCAACCGCAACTATCATTGATTAACCAGGCGCTGTCCTTCACATTTTTTAAGCATCCGACCTTTGCTCTAAACAAGCTTTAAATGTCCCATTTGATACATGCAGAATCGGAATCAGCCATGACAGTCGCCCAGAACGTCCGCAACCACCTAAAAAACAAACCCTACCTCCTCGAAGCCCTAGAAAAAGGCATCGTCAACCTCAGCGAACTCTCCAGACAAATCCAAAAAGAACTCGACAGCAGCGACACCAGCGCCATCAAAGCCGCCCTCCGCCGCTACAGCGAAGAACTCCAAAAGCACCGCCAGAAACGCGAAGAAAAAGTCCTCGCCCTCCTCAAACGCAGCGGCATAGCCGTGTATGACCGCAAATCCGTCATGATAACCGCCAAGGAGCTGCCGGGCAACGCAGGCATGAAAGTGGATTTACTCGACAAATTCGTGTATCTGATGGACCGCAACGACCTCCCCGAACGCATTGCCTCGCTGGTGAAGCATGAGAACTGCACCATGATTGTGGTTCACTCCCCCGAGGAACTGGAAACCATCCCCGGCGTCGTCGCGTTCCTCGCTACGCTGCTGGCGGAGCAGAACGTCAACATCGTCGAATTCATCTCGTGCTGGACAGAAACCATCATGGTGGTGGAGAAGAAAGACAGCCTCAAAGCGTATGAGGTTCTCTCAAACCTGGTTGGCTGAGCTTTTAGTGGATTCTTTGGGTTAACCCATCGAAACCGCGATCAAAGCTCATTATCTGTTTTATGCCTCGAGTCTCCATCAACGCCAGAGAATTACAGTCGGTGAAGCTCAGGGAGTTATCTTTTAGGGTCCTAAATTTTTTCCAGGTTTGATGGAATGCATCCTCTGTTACCCATATTTTGGTAATGCGTGGGGATTCAATGATGTATTTTCCTAAGTCGATGGCTAAATCTTTCCGTTTCGTGCGTGCATAGGCGGTCGTAACTGCTTCATCGATGATGTAGTCGGAGGTGAATACT
Coding sequences within it:
- a CDS encoding ACT domain-containing protein; amino-acid sequence: MTVAQNVRNHLKNKPYLLEALEKGIVNLSELSRQIQKELDSSDTSAIKAALRRYSEELQKHRQKREEKVLALLKRSGIAVYDRKSVMITAKELPGNAGMKVDLLDKFVYLMDRNDLPERIASLVKHENCTMIVVHSPEELETIPGVVAFLATLLAEQNVNIVEFISCWTETIMVVEKKDSLKAYEVLSNLVG
- a CDS encoding DUF1565 domain-containing protein, whose protein sequence is MAAIVAVIILSVIVLVQSSTMNEQPKTIVVPDDYPTIQSAVGNASAGDTVFVKKGTYEVHSYADAINVDKPINLIGEDSKRTTINGHRSDDGSYPLPYDRGTIAISSSNVTVAGFSITNSFYAITIRLKAVEIRISNNIISDSTRGIITEHLIEDSEISKNVIINSTFGINGYFRNSIISNNTLSGNRAAITAHGSYNACNLTIENNFINNNQIGINLQSISNVDVYGNAIAQNMGFNRKGYGIELSYVNNSAIHNNLIEKNDVGVYLPNYLLRYGQGSGNRVYGNNFIDNGYAVEVEHQYPFPEAYEHMQAESDTSTLNGTDAVTWYNGAVGNYWSDYTGKGSYIIDENNIDYHPLTQPADISSETSASNFALTDSWMQPLIIVAVIIALVIVSLLVCRQHRKTAFGS
- a CDS encoding argininosuccinate synthase, which translates into the protein MADKFVLAYSGGLDTSVLIKYLQEKLGAEVITVTVDVGQGEDLKAAEEKAKKLGVVKHFSIDAKEEFCKDYIYPAIKANALYEGKYPISTSLSRPLIAKKMVEIAEREGATGLAHGCTGRGNDQVRFDVTLGALAPGKQILAPVREWGLTREEEIAYAKEKGIHVSEAAKKYSIDASVWGRAIECGLLEDASQSPPDDAYEWTVAPEKAPDKPEIVTIGFEQGVPVSVNGKKLSPLALIEEVNKIAGRNGVGRIDHIEDRIVGLKSREVYECPAALVILEAHKDLEKMVMTRHQVLFKQQIDAEWVFLAYAGLWVDPLKDDLDAYINRSQENVTGEVKLKLYKGSMLVVGRSSPLSLYDKNLANYNIKTSFNQGYSKGFIELWGLQTRMYNSLRAANKKGKKA
- a CDS encoding PIN domain-containing protein, coding for MAVFVDTGIFVALNNGVDNNHQRGRELFRQALKGDFGAVFTSDYIIDEAVTTAYARTKRKDLAIDLGKYIIESPRITKIWVTEDAFHQTWKKFRTLKDNSLSFTDCNSLALMETRGIKQIMSFDRGFDGLTQRIH